The proteins below come from a single Argentina anserina chromosome 1, drPotAnse1.1, whole genome shotgun sequence genomic window:
- the LOC126783611 gene encoding uncharacterized protein LOC126783611, with translation MNTPFHDHEKKQKKGFMSSYKPSPGRHLKPDSKPDVVNKYPVLRSWFSLSRKSKTRQEVLDQFEHADQSQREEPDKKVVVVVEASRKSVSHVESNLASVTSFLQVKVLVTDMPGFMQVHAFRSARRTYDSLEKFSPKHMAYNLKKEFDKTYGPAWHCIVGSGFGSFVTHSTGCFLYFSMEKLYILLFRTKIQKAAV, from the exons ATGAATACCCCCTTTCACGACCATgagaagaagcagaagaaggGTTTCATGTCCTCGTACAAACCGAGCCCCGGACGTCACCTTAAGCCGGATTCTAAACCTGACGTGGTTAATAAGTACCCCGTTTTACGTAGCTGGTTCAGTTTATCCAGGAAGTCGAAAACACGTCAAGAGGTTCTAGATCAGTTCGAGCACGCTGATCAGAGCCAAAGAGAAGAACCAGATAAGAAGGTTGTTGTGGTGGTCGAGGCTTCAAGAAAGTCCGTGTCTCACGTCGAAAGCAACTTGGCTTCAGTGACTTCGTTTCTTCAAGTGAAGGTCCTTGTTACAGACATGCCTGGCTTCATGCAAGTCCATGCCTTCCGCAGCGCTAGAAGAACATACGACAGTTTGGAGAAGTTTAGCCCTAAACACATGGCTTACAACCTCAAAAAG GAGTTTGATAAAACGTACGGACCGGCATGGCATTGCATTGTTGGCTCAGGTTTCGGGTCATTTGTGACCCATTCGACAGGTTGTTTTCTGTATTTCTCAATGGAGAAGCTATACATTTTGTTGTTCAGAACTAAAATCCAGAAAGCTGCTGTTTGA
- the LOC126783453 gene encoding F-box/kelch-repeat protein At1g55270-like: MDRRRMIQPPLVDSTACLCRVDAGLKTVAGAKKYVPGAKLCLQPDIKASIHPTRSKPGRGESSRNQSPLLPGLPDDLAIACLIRVPRVEHRKLRVVCKRWYRLLAGNFYYSLRKSIGIAEEWIYLIKRDRDGKISWHAFDPVYQLWQALPPVPKEYSEALGFGCAVLSGCHLYLFGGKDPLKGSMRRVIFYSARTNKWHRAPDMLRRRHFFGSCVINNCLYVAGGENEGMHRSLRSAEVYDPNKNRWSFISDMSTAMVPFIGVVYEGKWFLKGLGSHRQVLSEVYQPENDSWDSVYDGMVAGWRNPSASLNGHLYALECKDGCKLRVYDEATDSWSKHIDSKIHLGNSRALEAASLVPLNGKLCIIRNNMSISLVDVSKSNDAGGASAEHLWETLAGKGQFRTMVTNLWSSLAGRNRLKSHIVHCQVLQA; this comes from the exons atggaCAGAAGAAGAATGATACAGCCTCCATTG GTGGATAGCACAGCATGTTTATGCAGGGTTGATGCTGGTCTTAAAACTGTTGCTGGAGCAAAGAAGTATGTCCCTGGGGCAAAGCTTTGTCTTCAACCAGACATTAAGGCATCCATTCATCCAACTAGGAGTAAGCCTGGACGTGGTGAGAGTAGCCGCAATCAATCCCCTCTTCTTCCTGGACTCCCTGATGATCTTGCTATTGCTTGCCTAATTCGGGTCCCAAGAGTGGAGCATCGCAAGCTTCGCGTAGTGTGCAAAAGATGGTACCGTCTTTTGGCTGGAAACTTCTATTACTCCCTCCGTaagagcattggcattgcTGAAGAATGGATTTACTTGATTAAAAGAGATCGAGATGGGAAAATATCTTGGCATGCCTTTGACCCTGTATACCAGCTGTGGCAGGCCCTTCCTCCTGTCCCCAAGGAGTATTCTGAAGCCCTTGGATTTGGTTGTGCTGTACTCAGTGGCTGTCACCTGTATCTGTTTGGAGGAAAGGATCCTCTAAAGGGATCAATGAGACGAGTCATTTTTTACAGTGCCAGGACCAATAAATGGCATCGTGCACCTGACATGCTTCGCAGACGACATTTTTTTGGCTCGTGTGTTATAAATAACTGCCTCTATGTTGCTGGTGGGGAAAATGAGGGGATGCATAGGTCCTTGAGATCAGCAGAAGTATATGATCCCAACAAGAATAGATGGTCCTTCATTTCAGATATGAGCACCGCAATGGTTCCTTTCATTGGGGTTGTTTATGAAGGAAAATGGTTCCTGAAGGGGTTAGGATCTCATCGTCAAGTCCTGAGTGAGGTCTATCAGCCGGAAAATGACAGCTGGGACTCTGTGTATGACGGAATGGTTGCAGGCTGGAGGAACCCAAGTGCTTCTTTAAATGGGCATCTCTATGCTTTGGAGTGCAAGGATGGCTGCAAACTCAGAGTCTATGATGAAGCAACTGATTCTTGGAGCAAGCATATCGACAGTAAGATACATTTGGGTAACTCTAGGGCCTTGGAGGCAGCTTCCCTGGTTCCCCTTAATGGTAAATTATGCATCATCAGAAATAATATGAGTATTTCACTCGTTGATGTTTCGAAATCAAATGATGCTGGTGGAGCAAGCGCTGAACATCTGTGGGAAACTCTAGCAGGCAAAGGGCAGTTCAGGACGATGGTCACAAATCTGTGGTCAAGCCTTGCCGGCAGAAACCGCTTGAAAAGTCACATAGTTCACTGTCAGGTTCTTCAAGCTTAG
- the LOC126783631 gene encoding glyoxylase I 4-like, giving the protein MKERMVNPLQLKSLNHISLVCRSLEKSLDFYQNVLGFFPIRRPGSLDFNGAWLYNYGIGIHLLQAEDPQTLPKISYINPKANHISFQCESMSKVENKLKEMKIEYVTSSVEEGGINVDQLFFHDPDGTMIEICNCDNLPVIPIVGDQPLRSCTREKCIVQQQQQEAIAQIKPQQKTMTCLRSNSIHMKDSLPCA; this is encoded by the exons ATGAAAGAAAGAATGGTAAATCCTCTGCAATTGAAGTCCTTGAATCATATTTCACTGGTATGCAGGTCGCTCGAGAAATCCCTCGATTTCTACCAAAACGTTCTTGGCTTCTTTCCCATTAGGAGGCCTGGCTCCCTAGACTTCAATGGTGCATG GTTATACAACTATGGGATTGgcattcatcttcttcaagctGAAGACCCTCAGACGCTGCCCAAGATCAGCTACATTAACCCCAAAGCTAACCACATTTCTTTCCAG TGTGAGAGCATGAGCAAAGTGGAGAACAAACTGAAGGAGATGAAGATCGAGTACGTGACGAGCAGCGTAGAGGAAGGAGGAATCAACGTTGATCAGCTCTTCTTCCATGATCCGGATGGCACCATGATTGAGATCTGTAATTGTGACAACCTTCCTGTGATACCCATAGTTGGAGATCAACCTCTGAGGTCTTGCACACGTGAGAAATGCATtgtgcagcagcagcagcaagaaGCAATAGCCCAGATCAAACCCCAACAGAAAACCATGACCTGCCTGCGTTCTAATTCTATACACATGAAGGATAGTCTTCCTTGCGCTTGA
- the LOC126783486 gene encoding probable ethanolamine kinase — MGAVKNIWDAREVAGAPADCSHIQIRSSSQSVDPSLPLPQITPLVTKLCKDLFKEWSDLDDSRFAVETVSGGITNLLLKATVKEEDGNEVAVTVRLYGPNTDYVINRERELQAIKYLSAAGFGATLLAVFGNGMVQSFINARTLVPLDMRIPKLTAEIARELRRFHQVEIPGSKEPQLWSDIFKFYEKASALEFDDSEKQKIYETISFSEVRHEVVELKDLTSHFKAPVVFSHNDLLSGNIMVNDKEEKLYFIDFEYGSYNYRGFDIGNHFNEYAGYECDYSLYPNKEEQYHFFRHYLGPDKPQEVSDKDLEALYVETNTYMLASHLYWALWGLIQAKFSPIKFDYLSYFFLRYNEYKRQKEKCLSLARSFLS, encoded by the exons ATGGGAGCGGTGAAGAACATCTGGGACGCCAGAGAAGTAGCCGGAGCTCCGGCGGACTGCTCTCACATCCAAATCCGCTCTTCTTCTCAATCCGTCGACCCTTCCCTCCCTCTCCCCCAAATCACGCCTCTCGTAAC GAAGCTGTGCAAGGATCTGTTCAAGGAGTGGTCGGATTTGGACGATTCTCGGTTCGCCGTCGAGACGGTCTCCGGCGGCATCACGAATCTGT TGCTGAAGGCTACGGTGAAGGAGGAGGATGGAAATGAGGTTGCCGTGACTGTTAGATTGTATGGACCTAACACTGATTATGTTATCAACCGCGAGCGTGAATTGCAG GCGATTAAGTACCTCTCGGCTGCGGGGTTTGGTGCAACTTTGCTTGCTGTTTTTGGAAATGGAATGGTGCAGTCGTTTATAAATGCACGCACTCTTGTTCCCTTAG ACATGAGAATTCCAAAGCTGACAGCAGAAATTGCCAGGGAACTTCGCCGGTTTCATCAGGTGGAAATTCCAGGTTCCAAGGAACCTCAGCTGTGGAGTGACATTTTCAAGTTCTACGAGAAAG CCTCTgctcttgaatttgatgacAGCGAGAAGCAGAAGATCTATGAAACTATCTCATTTAGTGAAGTTCGCCAtgaagtagttgagctcaag GACTTAACTAGCCATTTTAAAGCTCCCGTGGTTTTTTCTCACAATGACTTGCTTTCTGGAAATATAATGGTCAATGACAAAGAAG AGAAACTCTACTTCATTGATTTTGAGTATGGGTCATACAACTACAGAGGCTTTGACATTGGTAATCACTTCAATGAATATGCAGGCTATGAATGTGACTACAGCTT ATACCCAAACAAGGAAGAACAATACCATTTCTTCAGGCATTATCTGGGACCTGACAAACCACAGGAG GTATCGGACAAAGATCTTGAAGCTCTCTATGTTGAGacaaatacatatatgttaGCTTCGCACTTGTACTGGGCTTTGTGGGGATTAATCCAG GCAAAGTTTTCCCCAATCAAGTTCGATTATCTCAGTTATTTCTTCCTGCGATACAACGAATACAAAAGGCAGAAGGAAAAGTGCTTATCCTTGGCAAGGTCATTCCTCTCATGA
- the LOC126783591 gene encoding uncharacterized protein LOC126783591 — translation MSGGTPTGGYIRQRHSQGYASSGDDLEDDACSVLHSSSGLSPRAWSKREIVENVMWLVSAAGIVYLGDSKSNLIFLLWHDDRVRRLPLYIGMVGVVLNIIIFCYTSMSAWSVGRFDEKWEIASISALPFVTLLGAISFCLFSCALWPIWGFLTLPLLFTLFMAGMVIFPYIIIGTFRKQQDALRTDNASSDFSDKLY, via the exons ATGTCGGGTGGCACACCAACTGGTGGATACATAAGGCAGAGGCATAGCCAGGGCTATGCGTCGAGTGGGGATGATCTCGAGGATGATGCATGCTCAGTGTTGCATAGCTCGTCAGGTTTGAGTCCGAGAGCCTGGTCAAAGAGGGAGATTGTGGAGAATGTGATGTGGCTTGTCTCGGCAGCAGGCATTGTATACTTGGGTGATTCCAAGTCCAACTTGATATTTCTCTTGTGGCATGATGACCGAGTAAGAAG ATTGCCCCTGTACATTGGGATGGTCGGCGTGGTTTTGAATATTATCATCTTCTGTTACACAAGTATGTCAGCATGGAGTGTGGGGCGTTTTGATGAGAAATGGGAAATAGCGAGTATATCTGCTCTGCCATTTGTGACACTACTTGGTGCCATTTCCTTTTGCCT GTTCTCCTGTGCACTGTGGCCAATATGGGGGTTCTTGACGCTTCCCCTCCTG TTCACGCTGTTTATGGCAGGGATGGTTATATTTCCGTACATTATAATTGGGACTTTTAGGAAACAACAAGATGCGCTGCGTACAGATAATGCCTCCTCAGATTTTAGTGATAAACTTTACTGA